AGAAAGATGCATCTGATGCAGATGCTATGGATGCTGGCACATCTGATGCAGCTATGGTGAGTGAGACTGGTTATTGACTGGTgtacagtgttcgatttacccgAAAAAAGTTACTTGCATCTGTGCAGGTAACATAGAAAATCTACCTGCACAAAGTGAAAGTAACTTGCACATCAtttaacaatataaaataaaagtttgtGCTGAGAAACTAATCATATTTTTTACAGATGAAAAgtaaaatttggtgtcattttaaagggATATCTATATATTGTAACTTCTTTGATTTAGAGGCATGTATGTTTTGTGATTCCAACTGTGTAATTTACAactaaaattctacatgcacttgTACAGGTACATTTGAAAAGTTACCTGACAGAATCAAAGTCACCtgcataattaataattatgtgcaggtatgcaggtggtaaatcgaacactgctggtgtaattaattaattggtGTTAATCATGATTTTCTATGTAGTCAGTCCCTTCATATAGTTGGGAACATGCCAGGTCTATGGAAGAGAAATCTTGATTCAAGGGTTGAAGCCGTGGGTTGAAGAAACATGCAAACTACCAACCTTGTTATAGGCAACTGATTTTCAAATGTGTTTTCAGGTTTTAGTAGGATTTGATAGCTGTCATGCTGGCTAATGACTGTAGAGTTTTGTTCACAAATCTTTTAataaatgattttttcattataagaagggcaaaaaaaaattagggggttgataccccttaagcgggcccctggacccccggctgTAAGCGCGAGAGCTCCACACGCTCCGTTTCGCAATAATTTGCCACCTGGCATAGAAATTgacctagctacaaccctgtagtacagtaggcctacagctTGCCATCATGTTTTAaagttttattttacatgttcTTTATTACATCATCATTTTCCACAGATGATGAATCAATACATTGTATGTTGTTTGACAAGCTTTCTATTCCTCTACGTTTTCAATCACATAATTTGACTATTGCTATGGCTGTTTGGATCACAAAAAGACTTTTTTGTTTAACCTTTGCCGTTAACCTTTTTGTGCACCAAACAGCCTTAGCAATTAACAGTTTTGTGTTCTAAGCAGTCGATATGTACGTAGGATTTTTCGAGTCGGGGTTCATTCTCCCAACTGATGCCCTCCTCCAACTAAAACCAAAGTGGGTAGAATATGTGTttataacaaaatcaaaacttCCCTCATCTGGGAGGGCAATTGACACCCCACCAGCACTATATGTGCACATTAtattaatacaaaatatcttCATATTTAATGCCTACAGAACTTACGTGCCTTGGAAAACCGCCTTGACAAAGCCATGCTGAAGCTACATGAAGCAGAACATATTAACCGTACTTACCTGTCAATCCGTGAACAGATGATAAAGGACAGTCTCACATTTGGTAATGATCTTGATGCAACGGAAACGGAGATTGAGAAGCAGAAACAGGAGTTGAAAGAACTGCAAGTGATGAATAACGATGCTCAAGTGTCTAGAGATGCAGCCAAGGTAAGTTTTCTTTCCCTATCTTAAGGAGttttcatttaaaaacatttgaaaatatataataaatatggTGCAAATGATTCTAATCTTACAAGTACGATCACTTTCATATAGAATTGAGTAATTATAGGGAGTTTGATGAAGTACTGTAATGATGTTTCAATTTTGCAGTTTATgagcaaatttcaaatttgtgtaTTCCCCTCTCCCTCAGTTACTTGCAACGCATAAGTCAATTATAATACACTTATACAATTATCTTAAAAGAATTTCAAGTAAATATGTTGTAATTGACATGTGTCCCATTACAGGCTGAGCTATCCAAGCATGAAGAGACTGTGTACAGAGAACGACGCGAGAGAGAAGAGGGTCTAGCTGTGCTCAAGAAACAAGCTGAGGAGAAGAAGGCTCATGCTGAAAGAGTCGAGAGGAGGGTAAGTAATTTGTTTTCTATAGGAAAATAAAGCATTGAGAAAACTTTTGAGATCATCTTACCTTCTCAAAGAAAGCAATGAATGAGGATTATAAAACAAGGAATTTTGCTCTGGAGTGACGTTTTGCCTGCAAAACAGGCTCTGATGCCTAGTTGATTGGGAACAACAATTATGTAAAAGCACTAGAGAAGAAGGACATCATCAATACAGCAGAGTGATCAgacattagatttttttttttttttttttttttttttgattagatgagatgagattagatttaaagcaataatttgggatttgcattaaaaatagatttttatttttcaattaggCATATCTGAAATAAAAATCAAAAGTATGCTATGTTTAATGAACATGATTTAATTCCATTTACTTATTTCATCCTTTTGGAAACAGCTCCAGCGTGCTTCCATTCAGCACGATGAGTTGACTCCTGAGCAGAAACAGATGGTTAGCGGTGAGGACCAGGAGAAGAAGATCAGCAGCTTTGAGGAGGCTTTCTTAGCCATCAAAGAAGCAACTGGAGTCTCAGATCTGCAGGTTAGTGTAGTAATATAAACACCCATTATGGTTGGGTGACTCATAATACAGAAcagagtatagacgaatccaacgagccaagtcatggtcaggatttggtcggccatctttggtttcccgctagcaccaacctggggttttgagcgcccgattgtgcaaataaatgccgcctaacacctagagaagatgcaaagacgaggagggttaatagaataatatatacaataggggtaatcctgtcgcatctattcatacatagtccttttgtttatccatttgtacatctatgaatagatgcgacaggattacctgtggaattatctctattgtattattctattaaccctcctcgaccttctctaggtgtaaggcggcttttatttgctcaactgttggaactgtattgtgttgtaaacttaaaatcattcttttgtctacctgtgttttcgcggaaggtataaaacgggtgatggaatgcagtttaaaatttccgccaaggccgaatcatttcacattttggatgcattatagccgacggggacccaactaaaggctgctagtcaggtgtaggaatgcgtgtatttggattcgtctatacaaatattgactgctatgagggtcTACGCCtcggcatagtcatggttttgagatcaccttgggcctataattttaaccatgccccaaaTAAAGagtagtcaatatttgttttatataccaaatcttgattcttgtcatctgtttggttaaaaagcattgattttgggaagagaaattaatagtttcaatgcgaacggcgcAGATTACAATCTGTGATTTCCACATAATTATAGCGCGCGAAACATTAAcatgtgcgtaatatcattttacgctgggaacaaagcacatGCAGAACTGACCCCGTGGAATaattacttttgcgggcatagtcaaaactatacCCGCgcatttaaccaatcagatggcgggaatctttagatgaggtatcaGGTATATAAAGATACTTATTGCCGCCTGAATATGGAGCCAGGGAAAAGAAGAAattaacataaacaaatatactTTAGTTGTTGTCTTGCCTTATCATAATGCCTTCTTTATCTCCCCTCTTTATCTGGTGATTTGGATCCTGTAGTTTTTGGCAAGGCTCTTCAACTGGAAAGTACTTTCCATTCCTGACTTTAGGATTGGGTTTAATAAGATATGTGATATTGAGAGTGACGATTAGGTTTACATAAGCTCCAGAACCAGGGTCCTGCTAGTCCCATCCAATAATGTGGGTACAGGGGCTTCAAAATCCATCAGCCCAATAATTCCAGGTGAAGTAAAAAAACTCATCAGATacctatttttttacttttttggcatttttttacattttctgacTCCCCCAGAACAGGTTttggcatttttttacattttctgacTCCCCCAGAACAGGTCAATGAGGTCATCAACAAACTTTGGGTTTGTCAGCCCCCTCCCTCCTGTTGAAAATCTTCCAAACTCATGTTGAAAATCTGTCGGAGCCATtggtttagggttatgattatgtcTACTAACCCTATTCTAAAGTTGGTCCAGcagctaatttatatacatgtagcaagcttttcacaggctttttcaaacttttcatagATGATCATTCTCGCGCCTTATATAGTTACAGACTAGATTATCTATTAGGTCATACGTCCAACCTttctgtgttttttgtttttaataacaaGCGGTGTGTTTTTTCTCCCTTGTCTATTCAGCAAGTTGTGCTACGCTTCCAGTCCCAGGGCGCCACCACACGTCACCTCAACGACTTGAAGGAAAGCGGTGAGAAACAGGTACTGAGATTGAAGGAAGACAAATCCAAACTGCAGAAAGAATTTGAAGAGATGAAGTATTCAGGAGAGGCTAAACTCTCAAGGTAAGTTTGGAAAACAAGTCTTTTGTTAAAAGAATCATGGACTGACAAATGCTGAAAAATAGCATGGACCCATTGTCATAAAGATCCTGAATGCGACACAAATGCAGATGCTGTTGTTATATTCCAGTAACATCAGGCATTAAGGGGCCACACAAGTCTGATAGTGCATGATGAAATGTTTTCATGACACCCCCTGAACGAGGTTCACCCTAGCAGCAAAAATACCCCTGCTGAAAAACCTTGTTACAATGTAACATTTTCCCCAGATGCAAATTAGTTTTTcgtcaaaaatgttttcttttagTTTTTGCACTCAATTTATTTGTGTTTTTATCAGGTACATTTCATTTCTCAAGTGCCCTCTTCCCCCATCTATATATCCTATTCATTGGGACTTTTACTTCCCCATTTAAAACAGATGATGTGTCTCAATTTTTATTACTAGTAGCGGAATGCCCGTTATCCCATCCTGTATACCATAAACCATAATCCATACGCAAGTTGGCTATGCGCACCCGTGCGTGCGTCAAGTGGTGCACGACCCGCGAACGATGGAGCAATTTCTGCTACAGatgtggacgcgttggttggcatagCCCGTAAACAAACAGCCCTATATATTtgcccgaaaaactcacttttttactgtgtttgcagccaattctttcaactgttttcaaccaaattaagTGCAATGCATTCCCTGTGTATTCTTCAATCTCCCATATAAATTTGGCGACATTGGgattgaaactgacggagcctttcaatCTTCATACCCACATAGTCACATACAACAttcgcctatttatagtaagatgatacTGTAAACAAAGTGAAGACATTGTGATGAGTAGTTATTTGATTTTCTGTTTATTTTGGTTCTCTTAGTGGTCAGCGAATGTTGGAAGAGTTCCAGACCCATCTGAAGACAGAGGAAGACAGACGTGAAGAAGCACAGGAGAAACTGGACAAAGCCAGCAAGATCCTGGTCAATGTCAAAGCAGGTGTGGAACACTTGGCAGATAAGCTGCAACATCTGAAAGCTGTAAGTAGTAATAATAGAAAGTACGATGTCATGTGTGAAACATATGAAAGGAAATTGGGCTGCATGAGAGAGCgtggttaagggaaggggtatgaacgtttggacagtatttattgtgggacattagagcacatcagacctatcgaattgcattctgaatacaaagaatgtccttctgatatcaaataattttgattttttgaaattagcaatgtaataatacattttatggcaaatcattaaaattgatatttttgatatttaacaatactgtaaactttataaatctgatgatttgtacttaaagtgtatgtaggtgggatgaaaagccgacgatcaattgaaaattttgaactttcgtattgaagatacagatttttttcccaaaacaccaaaaaaaattaggtctttttgggggaaaaaatccatatcatcaatatgaaacgttaaaattttcaattgatcgtcgacttttcctcccagctacatacactttaagaatatatcataaatttatcaaatttacttcgaggacagttatatatcaaaaatgtgaaaaatatcaacttttaataatttgtcataaaatttgtattataccgtgaatttcaaaaaatgaaaattatttgatatcagaaagacattcttcgtattcagaatgcaattcgatgtctgatgtgctctcatgtcccacaaaaaatgctgtcgaaacgcccaaaacgctcattccagatcccttaatggctCCTCGTCTTAAGTtcatgaggtcccaggttcaatcccAGTGTTGACAACTTGCTGGGGGTACTAACTCTGAAAACAAAAATCTAAATTGAATTGCTAACATCTTTAGATTAGATTCAGACTTCTGCTCTCAGCATGGAACATTTAGAATTGAGAATTAACTATAACTTTTTTTCGGAGGGGTGTTGAGCCGCTGGTTCTGGCTACAGAGAGTCATACCTATATGTATCTTGCAGTGAGTTTCGACAGGAGTAAGCTGTTTACTGTTAACCCCATTGTCAGGGAGCTGATTCTGATATCAACTATTAACAGCGGCACTCTGAGATGTTTGTAAGATTAAAAGGGCTTTCAATGTGGTAAATACATAAAATATGCTTAAGTTGATCACAGTTGGGATTGCAGAAGTTCAATTATCAAGCAAGCAAATAAAAGCACTTTTTTACAAGATTCTTTGTGTGTATGTATTCCTGTCTGCAATGTAGAGAAGAGATTATTTTCAGCTTGTCGCAAACATAAGGCAGAATTTGTTCTTGTTCtgtattttgtgttttttgtatgttttggAAAGCTCACATCCTaaccaaaaattaaatttatttttctaCATGACGTTCAAAATCTTAAGTAAAATTGTCTATCGCAACTTGTTTATATTCTACCTTTGACCATATCTTGATTTTCTGGTCTTTTTTTCCTTACAGACCAAGGGCCATGTCCCTCATGCTCAGCTGTCTGCAGACGCGGATGAGTTTGTTCTTGACCTTCTCGGAACTTGTGAGGAGAAGCTCCTCAAATTGATGGAGGATTTGGGTGACCAAGATGTAGATGGTGTGTTACAAACAATGGAAGAAGAAGAGGTAGGTGCTAGCTAATAACTTTTattagctgtttaatcaacagacctaatgaacctcttcatcAAGAGGTACGTGGTTGGAGACTTTTGAAGATGTTCCCCAAGACTTCTAAACATTTCCTGTCCCATttaaaccaatggttaagagtaAACTTAGGCAACATTGAATTATTTGATCCATGATTTGGACTGCAACTATTTGGCAATCATTGCATCCATAAGGAGAATAGGTCTTGAAAACAAGATACAATTAATGTTTTGCAGCGTGCATGGTTACTAGATTTTCAGAACTCCAAACCAGTCAGGAACCCTGGAGAGAGGTCGGGTATCTATGCGATTCATGCTATTTGAATTTAATGGAGAAGCAAATGTCATCCACATGACACTATCAAAATTATGAGTCTATGAACCTGTCTAAATGCAGCAGTCtagcagagatgccagttttTGAAATTTCCCAATTTATTGTGTCAAAAAGTAAaggaaatgtacattttcaagacatttcatgatttgcagTCACTTTAGGATTTTGTTGCAATACCAACAAACACTTTTAATGAAGAGTATTGTATTCAAATCTGCATGATTTTATGATTGATTGTTTGGAGGTGGTTGAAAATTAAGTGCATAAATATTGCATAAAAATTTATAAGAATACTGGTAACTATAAGCATTTAGTACTAATTGAAAATCCGAGTGATACTGATTATTCAAAGGAATGTTTTCCTGGATAAATACTGCTCTGTTCACTTCTTTTACAAGCCAACACCTGTGGTAATATAAGAATTGTTGTTGTcaattgtaaatttgtattgaCATTTTGCTTTCTCTGTTCACCTTCATAGTTCCATGCCGGAATGGAGAGTGCCATGCCACAACACAATACTCGTATCAAGCTCCCTACCACTCAAAGAGAAGGCGTTTATGATGGTAAGTGTATAATCATAgcaataaatttataaaaaaaagttgtgatttttcGGACGGACTGTCATACCAAAACTGGCTGCCATGTAATTAGCAGAGCTTGGTAAAAGGTAGAAATTTACAGCCAAAGTCCCTATGCTCTCTATTTAGGGATGGCATCAAAACTCAACCGCTGACACCCTGATTGAAATCCAGTTTGATTTTACGCATTTTGGCCCCAATTAGGgatattttgtttggaattccaatTCCATTCCCTTTATGCTTTGTTCTTGTCCCTTGTCTCCTCATCAGATCAAAACAAAATCTTGGATAAAGTTTGGTGAAACAAAACttaaatattttttgttcttttaaacCATTTCAGATGATGAAGACAGCGCAGATGATGATGACATACTCACACGTAACCACCTCAAAAAGCAGGCACAGTTCCTCGTTGATTCCAAGACAAAGAAACACAAGGTCCGCGCTCGTAAGAAGAAAGGAAAGTAGAAAGGCCCCATAAAAGGAATAAATAGATATTTGACAATTCTGTCGGTGACATGTGTTGTAAATTTAAATATTAtgttttttcctttaaaattttTCTGTTGTATATCATGTATTATATGCTATGTCAAAATTAGAAGATAAAGAATATTAAGCTCAGCCATTTATGTGTCATTCATGGAGGCCAAAAATAGTGCAACTCCAGGCAAACTTTGTTTCAAAGTGTGTGGTAGTTTGCGCTGTGCATGTAACATGTTGCTCCAAAAAATGATGGCTAACCGGCTAAGAGGTAGCATGCGGAAACTTAAGTATAATGCTCAAGCTTACCGATTCCAATTATCATTCTATTTCGGGATTTAACTGATAAATGCAGGAGGTAAACTATTTGCTCTTCATGAACGACAAACCAATGTAGCGGATTTACCATAATGTTACATACGGCAATTTtcagttggtactctttgggtttatttatttctttgtgGAAGAGGGTTCAGTATCCTGCACATAAGTGAAACATGTTTATGTTCATATTTATGCCTGTATCACCACACGCACCAAGCTAAAAGTAATAGATTAAAGTCCTTATCATATATACCCAAAAGAGCACAGTAAGACTGGTCGGCCATAATATGGTAAAGCGGTGTATATTCTAGTTACATCACTAACAAGTTGCTTCCATTGCCATGATTGATGTTAACTTTTCTATTTGACTCACATGAAAAGGGTTGTAGCATAAAAAGGGATTGAAACAATGTTACCGTCTTTTGCCATAAGTTGATTA
Above is a genomic segment from Amphiura filiformis chromosome 17, Afil_fr2py, whole genome shotgun sequence containing:
- the LOC140137661 gene encoding LOW QUALITY PROTEIN: outer dynein arm-docking complex subunit 3-like (The sequence of the model RefSeq protein was modified relative to this genomic sequence to represent the inferred CDS: inserted 1 base in 1 codon) produces the protein MPGVGKNNTPITEQIAELQRKISLLDGDRKAYYESSQWTMKQNRDSIAKSRRENKMLHKKLADSKAGDERVINVAFKERNVERASXRGKSGKEAILCMDQKVCEAKKRLNSACAQTRKQENRLAEIETQFRQMKKDASDADAMDAGTSDAAMNLRALENRLDKAMLKLHEAEHINRTYLSIREQMIKDSLTFGNDLDATETEIEKQKQELKELQVMNNDAQVSRDAAKAELSKHEETVYRERREREEGLAVLKKQAEEKKAHAERVERRLQRASIQHDELTPEQKQMVSGEDQEKKISSFEEAFLAIKEATGVSDLQQVVLRFQSQGATTRHLNDLKESGEKQVLRLKEDKSKLQKEFEEMKYSGEAKLSSGQRMLEEFQTHLKTEEDRREEAQEKLDKASKILVNVKAGVEHLADKLQHLKATKGHVPHAQLSADADEFVLDLLGTCEEKLLKLMEDLGDQDVDGVLQTMEEEEFHAGMESAMPQHNTRIKLPTTQREGVYDDDEDSADDDDILTRNHLKKQAQFLVDSKTKKHKVRARKKKGK